The window ACTgtataaatgaaaaataatatttgGGCCTCTCTTTTTTAAGTAATGGCTCAATCACTAACTAATCCACTACACATATTTTCTTATGAAGGTTACAGAATTCTCCTATTCTTCTATATGCTCttgtgtttcaattcttaaaaggAGAGAGAAGTTGTGATAAACAATATGATTATTCGTGGTGGCGGAAGTCAGCAGTGAAGACGACGACTCCTCGAGGAGATAGGTTGTGACGGTAGCTCGGCTTAGGTTGTGGTCTACGATGACAATGTCGTGGTAGTAGCATATCACTGACGAGATAAGCTACGGCAACTCAGTGGAGGTCATGGTTTCGGACAAAGAAGATGTAGCGGCGGATGTTCTCCGGTGAGATAAGCTTCGACGGCTTTGCAGAGGTGAGGTTATGcggcaatgatttttttttggggggggagggggacaTCATAGCGCCATTGAATTTTGGCAAGATAAGCTGTGGCAGCTCAGGGGAGGTGTTAGTctatgacgacgacgacatgacAGCGATGAACATATTCACGTTCAGGGAGCACAGTTTGTTCGGACATCACGAAACCGGTGCTTATCGATGACAAGGCGGTTGGGTGGACTAGTTCTGTCCCCTTCCTTTGTTCATGACGGAGCAGAGGAACTTTTATGGTTGTTGTAACAACAACGAGAGGGTGTGGAGGTGGAAGAGCGGGCTAGCTCCGCATTCCCCTAAAGTTTGAAGTGATGAGGGAAAATTTGAAGCTAGtctcttctaatattttcttttagtttgcttgtttttcTGTGTATCTTAATGAACTCGTGTAATATTTAGTTGTGTATATCTACTTATGGATATAGATACCGTACTTCTATCTTATTACCTAAAAGAATGATAATTAATTAGCTGACAAGTAAGCTCATAAGCTATGGGTAGTTAACATATGTTCGTAGCCAAATTGTTTTTTCATTGCAACTCgtagaaattaaatttgattttatatgtttgtggagtgatttctcacatattaatctattatttttttcataatcatttgaATGACATACAAATAACGAGAGAATATCtcctaaaaaaattagaatagtttcctatactgtagtactacctctgtcaaaattacttgtcgttttgagtttttgtttataaCGTTTTAcaatttgtcttattcaaaagattattgaattattatttattttgtttgtggcttactttattatcaaaagtactatAAGTATGGCCTATCTTTTTATATATGTActaactttttaaataagatgaatggtcaaacgttaaaagCAATAAATCAAAACGACATCTAATTTGGAACGGAGCGGCCATAGATACTACTGGCATAGTATTTCATTTCCCTCCAGTACCCAAGATTTCGGTGCCTGTAATTATTGTGATAGTCATAGGAGCTTGGTGAGCCCCCCTCCCGCCCATTGCTTACGGTCACATCTCTTGCCTTTCAGTAGTGGTTGGCGCATCCACCGTGTGTGAGAACGCCAGTCTGAGCTATATGGTCGACTACATACTTCACTTCCAAGATTGAAAATTACTTTTTCCATCAAAATTTACATAGGATCAAATTGCATAAATGTTTCACTGATCTACACCATTAGTACACAccgaaacaaaaaaagaaaaaaagaaaaagaacaaagGAGTGCACAGCAAGAATGCACTGCTGTACGCATCATGCAGGAGGAGAGGGCGATCGACCACCTATTAGCTACTATAGCTAGCAGGCTAACTAAACTAATCAAAGCAACTGCCACACTAACTAATACTCCAGCACGTAGGACAGATCACATGTATGTACGCAGTGTGACATGCTAGCTTGCTTCCATGGCCGCTTCACGCagcgagctgctgctgctgctgccggcaTCGTCCTCGGACAGGCAGCAGTAGTGcagcctcgtcggcggcgccgcgcagAGCATCTCGGACTGGAGCACGGCGCAGTAGTCGGCGAACGTCTCCGGCGTCACGTTCAGGTCGAACCCTACGCCGAACAGGAAGTCCACCTCGAGGTAGTTCATCTCCGCCAGGCTGATGCCCCCGACCTTGGCGAAGTAGGCGTTGTTGTAGCatctgaatatatatatacagatcgatcgatcatgtcaaaagtcaaaacaattCGGCTGTTAATCTTTTCAGACAAAAAGAAATTAATGACAGTATTATTGTATATTGCCTGTATGCTCCGTCCATTCTTTCAGATCGTTTATGATTGCTCTCCAATGATTGACGGCACAATCACCAGTAGCATCGAAGGGATCGATCAAGCGACCGAACAAAATCGCAACCACAAATCACCGAATTGGCCCCAAACGGGCTCATTCAGTACGCCAAGTTGGCAATTAAGTATTGTCACAGTAGTGTCGCTCTTACTCTTAAGAAAAAGCTAGAAAAAAGAGATGCTCCCGATGAGGCCCTGACACGGGGAAATTGAGCTGCAAACATCAGCAGCAAGGGCAAGTTGCCAGTCCCAATCCCCCACAACTGGCACTGAATTAAATTCCAAACAAAAAGGCGAGGGGGTCCTTGTGCAGGGTGGAATTCTGGTTTGTGTTCTTGGGTCCACGGTGGATGTGTGTGGTTGGACGCAAGGAATAGTGAAATGATACcacctcatttttttttgctttgctgGACAAGCATAATTCTGTCCATGTACTGCGTTTGTTTGCGTGGACAAATCACTTTGGGTACCCGGTGCAAAGCCTAGTTTTGACAGCAAAGTTGAGGTGGAAACCTTTCCCAGTGGCTTCTTTGGAGCATGATTACCGACAATTAATAGCTGGTGGTTGCTGTGATATTCAGATGTAACTATTTCGGAGGTTCTCTTTGCCTTCCGTTTCAAGACTGTAAGGAAAAACTCATTTTGGAATTGTAAAAACAGAAAAATTCCTGAACTAGGGACCGAAATGATTCTGGAGTTACTTCGAAGACACTCCCAGTTTATTCCTAGCTGGCAGTGTCTCGAACAAGGGAAGTTTGTGAATAGAACAAAACTATGTCGAGTAGGAATAAGAAACAAAGTGATTGAAATTATCCAACTATAAGTTGAACCCAAAGCACGGTACAAAATTCAGGTGATTCATCAAATATCCATCGGCGATTCACCACTCAGGTGTGTTGAAATTTAGTTCTCTGTAAATATTGACAACCCGAGTAATTAAACAAGATTACAAGAACATGCCAGGAACAGAGTGAGTTCTATTGCAAATTCATTTTTTCTTCTCTAGAACCAATCAAGAAGATGATCGTGTTACGTGTAAACGTGCCTGCATATTAGCTGGTTAAAACCGTTCTGTTACTTGATCATGAGACCGTAAATGCGTGAAGAGTGGCAGCAGAGTTTGCAGAGAAAACTCACATGTCATCCATGAACTTGACTGCGGAGAGCACGGCGGTGATGAGGAGCCGATGCACGCTGTAGGagtcgacggcgagggcgagggcgaggcaccgccggccgcggcgcaggAGCCGGTCGAGGTAGATGTAGGCGACGACGTAGCACGCCGGGCTGCACCCGGCGAACCGCGCGATGCGCGCCGCGTACGCGCGGACGGAGATGCCCGGCTTGGCCGTCGCCCGGAacggcgacgccggcgccgcggcgagctccGCGGGCGTCGCGGCCGCGTCGTTGCGCCCCGCGACGCGCTCCAGGAtgccggcgagcgcggcgaccaCCCGCGGCATGTCCTGGTGGGCGCTCTCCCCCACCAGCTCTGCGCCCTCGGCCATGGCTTCCCTTGCCTCGCTCCGCAGGCGCGCGTTGGCGGCGCACGTGATGTGCTGACCCGGCCTCAGAGCTGGTGGGGAGCAGCTGAAGTTCGGGAGAGAGCACGGAATCCGTTATATGGAACGGAAGCAAGAGGGAAAATGATATCCCAGAGATGTGACACCGCTTCTGTTAAGGTCTTTGCATGACATTTCAGCAAAAAATAGTCTTCAAACAGGGCAACATATTCTATGCACACatgccctcacgtgtacacacgtgcacaccaactaaaaaatgtcaccaaaaaatctagaaaaaatcatacacatactttcaattgtattacacctagagttaaaatcttaacgtcaaattcattatattttagccgtaacaaaaaatctgacagttttaaggttacaattttgtcagaattttatcttttttgttattctctatgtagaatgaatttgaatatacgactttgcacgtagatatAATACTATTAAAAGTACATGTataaatttttctagaattttttgtgaaaatttttagttggtgtacacggtgtacACGCGAGAACCTGTGTGCATATATACGCTCCCTTCAAACAGAGGCGATACAAGGGACGCAGCCACGCAGGCACCACCGCAGCAGACAGCAGGTGAGGAGTCGCGACCGCGGAGATAAAAATAGCGGGCTCGCCGCATCCGCCGGGACGGGTGCTCCGCACGGCGCTGGAGGAAATCAACGCAATTTGGGGCGCATTGGACCGTGTCACCCTCTTCTCCTCTGGGCCCAACCAGGATGCCCGCGAACGTGCGTCCTGCCTCCTCAAGTTGGGCCGGGACGGGATCCCTGCGCACGCAGTGACCGGGCCGTGTTTCCTAGGCCATCATGATGGGCCAGCGCGTGTAGGTGGAGCTCATGATCGAAGATTCGAAGGTGACACACCCACTCACCTCGATTTCATGGCAAGCTCGATCGATCTCACAGTGTTAATTTTTTCTTCAGCGACCACATTTTGAGGCCCTCCCCGATGGATGACCACAATACCAGACCGATCGATTCGCGTGCAGCTGCATGCCTGCATGCCCTCCCTATGCATGGCTAGCTTCTGAATACACACACCAGCTGAAAGACGCCGAGGAGATGCGAGCACGCGAGTGTTGATGGCGGTTTTGTTTGCGAGCCCCTGTTCGTTTTCGCCGGAACTGCAGGTTCTCTGTTGCAACAATCATTAGCGCGCATCGATCGAAGCATATATGTGCATCGATGCACATATACGTAGGAGTACATACAAGTACGCAGAGGAGCGCCGCGCTGATGAGCCTGTGTTGTTTTTTCTCCTCCTTTTAGTTCCTGTGTTGTGTGTTCTGTCAGGCCTGCGCTCATCAGTACGTAGTATATGATCAAACTTAGTACACCaaagtggaaaaaaaaataaaggtgtACAATATGAtctactacctctgtcctaaaataagtgtagcAATAGGtatccgtgtccaatgtttgaccgtccgtcttatttaaaaaatttatgaaaaaattaaaaaaaaaatagtcatacataagtattatttatattttatcatctaacaacaataaaaatactaatcataaaaaaaattaaataagacgaacggtcaaacgttagatatGAATAGTACAGAATTGTAGttgttttgggacggagggagtaacttagGACTCACGGATACTACCTCCAACCAAAAAATAaacctactccatccgtcccataaagaACGCATTTTTGGATTTCTGTATCTAGTTTcctgtccatcttatttgaaatatttatggaacaaataaaaaaatagttatacataaaataatatttatgttttatcatctaataataataatactaatcataaaaaaattaaataagacgaagagTCAAAtgttctataaaaataaaaaaaaatgcactctTTATCGGACGGAGGGGAGTATACTCTTTACGAGACATCGTATAAAATATGAGATAACgtactagatttattttttatcgtAGGAAGGGAATACCTGTATGCGCATGCATGCAGAATTGCAGATCACCGGACTTGCAGTGTAGTACTGCATCCATGAACTGATCTCAAAGTGAGTATATAGgatgtgtttagattccaaaAAAATTTGGTCAAAAAAGTCTTGATGTTTGAACACacgcatggagcattaaatgtggtcgaaattttttttgcatagtttgcatgtaaattgcgagatggatcttttgagcctaattgcgccatgatttgacaatgtggtgctatagtaaacatttgttaatgacggattaattagacttacagtaaattcgtctcgcagtctacaggtggaatctgtaatttgttttattattaatctacgtttaatactttaaatgtgtgtccatatgcttaaaaaaaatttggacgatgaactaaacacggcaatAGCTAGTTATAGTCGTAAAGTGAACTGCGTTCATGAAAACACTTTCCCCagtactatatactccctccgtcttaaaaaaaacgaatcttgtactgaatgtgacatattctagtataatgaatctggatagaggtatgtccagattcgtagtgctAGGATGTGTAACATCTAGTACTATATTGGTCCAATATTGGAGTTTTTTATGTGTAACACAAACTTTGCATGTGCTGATGTGTTTATAGAAGAAATACATAGCTTAATTTATTGACTGCTGCTTGTAAATTGTACGTGCATGCACGCAATACATCTCACGTATAGCTAGCAGTACTGGTACATTGCGCAGGCATGGCTCGATATTACGTCGCCTATATATCTCAACCATCAAAATGAAAGAGAGCTAGAGCTAGCCACAGTTAATCGATCAAACGGTGGACATATAGGTATACGACGGTATATATATTGATGGATGGATCAACGACGAAAATGCAAAGTGCTAAAATCTTCAGAAGGAGCTGAAGCAGTTGGTGTGCTCGCCGGAGGAGTTGTCGTCGCAGGGGGAGTGCGTGTGGCGGCCCTCGTAGGTGGTGATCACCATGCGGCAGTCCGTCGACAGCCGCTCCACCCGCTTCTTCACGCGGCAGTTGCTGTGCGTGCACCTGAAGTAgctcctgcatgcatgcatatgcgcattcatatatatatcgtCGATCAGTTTTGGCATGTGTACATCCAAATCACACAAAAATGCCTGTTTGTAGTTCTGATCTCCAACAGATCAGAAGCTCCGCAAAACAAGAGATTATATTCATGGTGTCCtcctatatacttcctccgtttcacaatgtaagtcattctaatatttcccacattcatattgatgttaatgaatctagatagatatatatgtctagattcattaacatcaatataaatgtagaaaatgctagaatgacttacattatgaaacggatggagtactagtCTATCCCTTATActaggggacggagggagtactgactAACAAATTTCCATTTCTCAATCTaatatatagattaaaaaaatatagatgtgTTTATTTACTGAAATGAAAGGACTattacatgtttttttagaTATTTGGCAGTGCGATGACTCCCGCATGCGACGTAATTAGCTAATTGAcaacattaattaatttttatcgATCGAGTTCTGCAAGGAGATGGGAGTTAGATTGGGCCCGCGCATCGCAGCGGAAGTTCTGTATAATAATAGAACAAATAACATGTAAAAATAGCTAGATGACGGATGACgtaattttatataattttcatctTTGATCGACcatgaaaaaagttaaaaatagtTTAGATGGCGTgatttttaataatttaaatcatatataaATTGATCATTAAAAAGTAAAACTAAGGTGATATGCCTCAacgacaaaataaaaaaaaggagaaataatatagattaatcatctaaagacaAAACTAAGGTGATATAACTTCGTATGAGAAAGAAaatgataaaaataatttggaccataaatTAATCATCTAAGTGTCAAAGACAATTGAGGTGATATGGTTTAATGAGATAAAGAAATAGTATCATTATATGAACATTATACATAGATATATAAGATGCCAGATACAGTGCAGTATACTCCTAACACAGCTTCTCACAAACGGATGTATGAATTTGGAACTGAAGCATCTTTCTTATTAATGTACCTTTTGTGCCTATGTTAATTGGCTGCTAATTGCCGTTTATTTTATCGCATGAAATAGCTAAGGCTTACACTACTTGTGTTGTATGAGTGTGTAGAATGGCATGCATCGTCCTTAGTTTTGCAAATTTAGGGTCCTCTCTTTCATGGTGCCAATATTAGGATCCGTTATACCTTAATTAATTACCCCAAGACTCCTTCTCATACATG of the Oryza sativa Japonica Group chromosome 2, ASM3414082v1 genome contains:
- the LOC4330172 gene encoding cyclin-P4-1-like, with translation MAEGAELVGESAHQDMPRVVAALAGILERVAGRNDAAATPAELAAAPASPFRATAKPGISVRAYAARIARFAGCSPACYVVAYIYLDRLLRRGRRCLALALAVDSYSVHRLLITAVLSAVKFMDDICYNNAYFAKVGGISLAEMNYLEVDFLFGVGFDLNVTPETFADYCAVLQSEMLCAAPPTRLHYCCLSEDDAGSSSSSSLREAAMEAS